In Daucus carota subsp. sativus chromosome 4, DH1 v3.0, whole genome shotgun sequence, one DNA window encodes the following:
- the LOC108192394 gene encoding uncharacterized protein LOC108192394 gives MMEENGENGDDQGSGWLQVKKKHRSSSKFSLHGWVGGLSGKPAPKAFQSQPSLDKRRSSIDSGSQNLKASEGSVVQDVSNVVDHSSVTNKDSTLDKCVVSNKCATSVVKTVEGLSSDGRPGDDQKISGKDVVIQKIKWGDLDDEVLIMDSGNIYGAHIKFGGFENDNLVSRKAETGAVSGTCMPSSCKPGKSTFITAKCEDEHMQKPLFSPQAKSFQEELKEGNEVASNEVDIQITYDHRPSSANDVLGSERANYVHTNSEPSNSSCPYNESSTPKVEAVLNMEPLASDVICETGAAVIPEVAIIDESSSTVTDVVPSATALPEKSGGGSPRQSNTPEFNEDCMDLGTQLVANGFSEVPLDIGKYEAVESKERFRQRLWCFLFENLNRSIDELYLLCELECDTEQMKEAVLVLEEAAFDFKELKSRVVEFETVKKASPKLNDGAPMTLKSDQRRPHSLSWEVRRMTTSPHRAEILSSSLEAFSKIQQERAKTHTSDYAERKGFDDLDRHRRTINMLEKQTCGTDTISDCKASAVKPRKQSGVIAVTQGSSSRERRTADLSRSNKMKSLQYGRTSIQNDMASESNEVKLTLKDCSSVTVIGKGKRELIGPTSEVEKIILKKDRLSTDTIAERHSKYMDNLRRQNPLLERDRDQKIGSSIDLWKSMDAWKEKRNWEDILATPTRFSSRFSYSPGMARKSAERARNLRDKLMSSEKKKRTVVDLKKDAEEKHARAMRIRGELETERVQKLQRTSEKLNRVNEWQAVRSMKLREGMFARQQRGESRHEAFLAKVVRRAGDESSKVNEVRFITSLNDENKKIILREKLQDSEVRRAEKLQVLKIKQKEDIAREEAVLERKKLIEAEKSQRLAETQRKKEEALVRREEERKASSAAREAKAMEQMRRKEVRAKAQQEEAELLAQKLAERLRESEQRRKFYLEQIRERASMDFRDQLSPFRRSLHKEGQSRFTPTNNGEIDTANNTSSHIDAVLSTGNSAHQNSFKKRIKKIRQKLMALKHEFLEPSAGPENSGSGYRAAVGTARAKIGRWLQDLQRLRQARKEGASSIGLITAEMIKFLEGKEPELQASRQAGLLDFIASALPASHTSKPEACQVTVYLLRLLRVVLSLPANRSYFLAQNLLPPITPLLAGALENYIKIAASSNIPSSTNLPLNRTLIENLESITEILDGFLWTVTVIISHVSNDEHQLQMQNGLLELVIAYQVIHRLRDLFALYDRPQVEGSPFPSSILLSINLLVTLTSRFRTVSSIDWDYSPSGIIPNIIIEEEKLAEVSLLGSSSFYNCTNDHELPISVASDAPSVSLPEVPEDKALDESCPSSLMEKATDKNADKVQSTTTKMDMTETIKPSQNLKDDKVKPSASRKDEKSSVYSGAVEIKEERLGLKQPVAFLLSAISETGLVCLPSLLTAVLLQANNRLSSDQGSYVLPSNFEDAATGVLKVLNNLALIDINFIQMMLARADLKMEFFHLMSFLLSHCTSKWGVASDKIGLLLFESLLLLSYFSLFHYENQAVLRWGKSPTILHKVCDLPFVFFSDPELMPILAGTLVAACFGCDQNKDVVQQELSTDMLLSLLRSCKNGLPAFCPRSVIESRPVDEVTDSIQLGPEIRKLQGDISQRSNRFNVRSNRTLGKGGGPGNSGRTLKMRNTRDFKPSKSYEEKSSKNGPLTSQAPCNLMLHSRFPESFINRAEQFFCADVTTSVSEETAVQ, from the exons ATGATGGAAGAAAATGGAGAAAATGGGGATGATCAAGGCTCTGGATGGTTGCAAGTCAAAAAG AAGCACAGAAGTAGTTCGAAGTTCTCTTTGCATGGTTGGGTTGGAGGTCTATCAGGAAAGCCAGCTCCAAAAGCTTTTCAAAGTCAGCCATCTTTGGACAAAAGACGGTCAAGTATTGATTCTGGTTCTCAGAATTTAAAAGCGAGTGAAGGTTCAGTTGTACAAGACGTCAGTAATGTTGTTGATCATTCATCTGTTACAAATAAAGATTCCACACTTGACAAATGTGTTGTTAGTAACAAATGTGCTACTTCAGTGGTGAAAACTGTAGAAGGTTTAAGTTCTGATGGCAGACCTGGAGATGATCAAAAGATTTCTGGAAAGGATGTTGTCATTCAGAAGATCAAATGGGGTGATTTAGATGATGAAGTACTAATCATGGATTCAGGAAATATATATGGAGCTCATATCAAGTTCGGTGGTTTCGAAAATGATAATTTGGTTAGCAGGAAGGCTGAGACTGGTGCTGTTTCAGGCACATGTATGCCTTCTAGCTGCAAACCTGGAAAGAGCACTTTCATTACAGCAAAATGTGAGGATGAACACATGCAGAAGCCATTATTTTCACCTCAGGCTAAATCTTTCCAGGAAGAACTGAAAGAGGGGAATGAGGTAGCTTCCAATGAAGTAGATATACAAATAACATATGATCATAGACCTAGTTCTGCTAATGATGTTTTGGGCTCCGAGAGAGCAAACTATGTGCATACTAATAGTGAACCCTCGAATTCTTCTTGTCCTTACAATGAAAGTAGCACACCCAAAGTTGAAGCAGTATTAAATATGGAACCTTTGGCATCTGATGTCATATGTGAAACTGGTGCCGCAGTAATACCTGAGGTGGCTATTATAGATGAATCTTCAAGCACAGTGACAGATGTTGTACCTTCTGCTACAGCATTACCTGAGAAGAGTGGTGGGGGGAGTCCAAGACAATCTAACACACCAGAGTTCAACGAAGACTGCATGGATCTAGGAACACAGTTGGTAGCTAATGGATTCTCAGAAGTGCCACTTGATATCGGTAAATATGAAGCAGTTGAAAGCAAGGAGAGGTTTAGGCAACGGCTATGGTGTTTCCTCTTTGAGAATCTTAATAGGTCTATTGATGAACTTTATCTTTTATGTGAACTAGAATGTGATACAGAGCAAATGAAAGAGGCTGTTCTTGTTCTTGAAGAAGCTGCATTTGATTTTAAAGAATTAAAATCTAGAGTTGTGGAATTTGAGACGGTAAAAAAAGCATCTCCAAAATTAAATGACGGGGCACCAATGACACTAAAATCTGATCAGCGTAGGCCACATTCACTGTCATGGGAG GTTCGTCGAATGACAACTTCACCCCATAGGGCAGAAATTTTATCTTCATCTCTCGAGGCTTTTAGTAAAATTCAACAGGAAAGAGCTAAAACACATACATCTGACTATGCTGAACGGAAGGGATTTGATGATCTAGATAGACATCGTAGAACCATTAATATGTTGGAGAAGCAAACCTGTGGAACTGATACAATATCTGATTGTAAAGCATCAGCAGTGAAGCCAAGGAAGCAGAGTGGAGTTATAGCTGTTACCCAGGGAAGCTCAAGTAGAGAAAGGAGGACTGCTGATTTAAGCAGGTCCAACAAAATGAAGTCACTACAATATGGCCGTACTTCTATACAGAACGATATGGCCTCTGAATCAAATGAAGTTAAGTTAACTCTTAAAGATTGTTCATCTGTTACTGTAATTGGAAAGGGCAAGCGAGAACTGATCGGACCAACTTCCGAGGTGGAAAAGATTATTCTGAAAAAGGATAGGTTGTCAACTGATACTATTGCAGAGAGACATTCTAAATATATGGACAATCTCAGAAGACAAAATCCTCTTTTGGAAAGGGATAGAGATCAAAAAATAGGTTCAAGTATTGACTTGTGGAAATCCATGGATGCTTGGAAGGAGAAGAGGAATTGGGAAGACATACTTGCAACTCCTACACGTTTTTCTTCTCGTTTTTCATATTCACCTGGCATGGCAAGAAAGAGTGCAGAGCGTGCACGTAATCTGCGAGATAAGCTAATGTCTTCTGAGAAGAAGAAAAGGACGGTCGTAGATCTAAAGAAGGATGCAGAAGAGAAGCATGCACGAGCTATGAGAATTAGAGGTGAGCTAGAAACTGAGAGAGTTCAAAAGCTTCAGCGGACTTCAGAGAAATTGAACCGTGTTAATGAGTGGCAAGCTGTTCGCAGCATGAAGTTGCGTGAGGGAATGTTTGCTCGGCAACAACGAGGAGAATCTCGACATGAGGCTTTTCTTGCTAAAGTTGTAAGAAGAGCTGGTGATGAAAGCAGCAAAGTTAATGAAGTTCGGTTTATTACTTCACTAAATGATGAAAACAAAAAGATTATTTTGCGTGAGAAACTTCAGGATTCTGAAGTGAGGAGAGCTGAAAAACTTCAAGTTTTGAAAATTAAACAAAAGGAGGACATTGCAAGAGAAGAAGCCGTTTTGGAACGGAAGAAGCTCATTGAAGCTGAGAAGTCGCAACGTCTTGCTGAGACGCAGCGGAAAAAGGAAGAAGCTCTGGTGAGAAGAGAAGAGGAACGTAAAGCATCAAGTGCAGCACGTGAGGCAAAGGCTATGGAACAAATGCGAAGGAAGGAGGTCCGTGCCAAAGCCCAACAAGAGGAAGCAGAACTCCTTGCTCAGAAACTAGCTGAAAGACTCCGCGAAAGTGAACAGCGGCGTAAATTTTACTTGGAACAAATACGAGAAAGAGCTTCCATGGATTTTAGAGACCAATTATCCCCTTTCCGGCGTTCTTTACATAAGGAGGGGCAGAGTAGGTTTACACCAACTAATAATGGAGAAATTGATACAGCAAATAATACTTCAAGTCACATTGATGCTGTTCTTTCAACTGGAAATTCAGCACATCAAAACTCATTTAAAAAAAGGATTAAAAAAATCCGTCAAAAGCTTATGGCTCTGAAACATGAATTTTTGGAGCCTTCAGCTGGTCCTGAAAACTCAGGCAGTGGTTATAGAGCAGCAGTAGGGACTGCAAGGGCAAAAATCGGGAGATGGCTTCAGGACCTCCAAAGACTTCGACAAGCTAGAAAAGAAGGGGCTTCAAGCATTGGATTAATAACTGCTGAAATGATTAAG TTCCTGGAGGGAAAGGAACCTGAGCTGCAAGCCTCTAGACAAGCAGGTCTTCTCGACTTCATTGCTTCTGCTTTGCCAGCTTCGCACACATCCAAGCCTGAAGCATGCCAGGTGACAGTGTACCTTTTAAGACTTTTGCGGGTAGTATTGTCTTTGCCTGCGAACAGGAGTTACTTTCTTGCACAGAATCTTTTGCCTCCAATAACTCCCTTGTTGGCTGGAGCACTTGAAAACTATATTAAGATTGCAGCATCTTCAAATATCCCTTCTTCCACCAACTTACCATTGAATAGAACATTAATAGAAAATTTGGAGTCGATCACTGAGATCTTGGATGGTTTTCTATGGACTGTGACTGTAATCATCAGTCATGTAAGCAATGATGAGCATCAGCTCCAAATGCAGAATGGATTGCTGGAGCTTGTTATTGCCTATCAAGTTATACACCGATTACGAGATCTTTTTGCACTTTACGATAGACCACAAGTGGAAGGCTCACCATTTCCGTCATCTATTCTCTTAAGCATCAACTTGTTGGTAACTTTGACATCGAGATTCAGAACGGTGTCTTCCATTGATTGGGATTATTCTCCTAGTGGTATAATtcctaatattataattgaagaggaaaaacttgCCGAGGTTTCCCTATTGGGATCTTCCTCTTTCTATAATTGTACTAACGATCATGAATTACCAATATCTGTTGCAAGTGATGCCCCATCTGTATCATTGCCAGAAGTCCCAGAGGATAAGGCACTTGATGAATCATGTCCAAGTAGCTTAATGGAAAAAGCCACTGATAAAAATGCAGATAAGGTTCAAAGTACTACCACTAAGATGGATATGACAGAAACTATCAAACCGTCCCAGAATCTAAAAGATGATAAAGTCAAGCCATCTGCTTCTAGAAAGGATGAAAAGAGTTCTGTGTATAGCGGTGCGGTGGAAATAAAGGAAGAAAGATTGGGCCTCAAACAACCTGTAGCATTTCTTCTCTCTGCTATATCTGAAACTGGCTTAGTCTGCCTTCCTTCTCTGTTGACAGCTGTCCTACTGCAGGCTAACAATAGGCTGTCTTCCGACCAG GGATCCTATGTCCTTCCATCTAATTTTGAGGATGCGGCAACTGGAGTGCTGAAGGTGCTGAACAATTTAGCTCTAAttgatataaatttcattcaaatgATGCTA gcCAGGGCAGACCTAAAAATGGAGTTCTTCCACTTGATGAGTTTTCTACTTTCTCATTGCACAAGCAAGTGGGGTGTTGCTAGCGATAAG ATTGGATTGCTTCTGTTTGAATCATTACTGCTTCTCAGCTACTTTTCCTTGTTCCATTATGAGAATCAAGCTGTTTTACGATGGGGAAAGAGCCCTACCATTCTTCATAAG GTGTGCGATCTGCCTTTCGTATTCTTCAGCGATCCAGAATTGATGCCTATCTTGGCGGGGACTCTCGTTGCTGCTTGCTTTGGCTGTGACCAGAACAAGGACGTGGTTCAGCAAGAACTCAGCACAGACATGCTCCTTTCCTTGCTCAGATCATGTAAAAACGGATTGCCTGCATTTTGTCCGCGATCAGTTATAGAAAGTCGTCCTGTGGATGAGGTTACTGACTCTATTCAGTTAGGACCTGAAATAAGAAAACTGCAGGGTGATATCTCGCAACGGTCAAATCGTTTCAATGTAAGAAGCAATCGAACTCTTGGGAAAGGCGGGGGCCCAGGAAATAGTGGCAGAACTCTTAAGATGCGAAACACAAGAGACTTTAAACCGTCGAAATCATATGAAGAAAAGAGTTCAAAGAACGGTCCATTAACTTCACAGGCTCCATGTAATTTAATGCTGCACTCGAGGTTCCCAGAGAGCTTCATAAATAGAGCAGAGCAATTCTTTTGTGCAGATGTGACCACCAGTGTGAGTGAAGAAACAGCAGTACAATAA